A single genomic interval of Malania oleifera isolate guangnan ecotype guangnan chromosome 13, ASM2987363v1, whole genome shotgun sequence harbors:
- the LOC131146019 gene encoding 2-hydroxyacyl-CoA lyase: MAHTDQQNANSLNSEPTHIDGSYLVSLSFARAGVDRMFGVVGIPVTSVANHALALGIRFIGFHNEQSAGYAASAYGYLTGRPGVLLTVSGPGCVHGLAGLSNAGVNAWPMVMISGASDQRDFGRGDFQELDQIGAVKPFSKFSAKASDISQIPNCVFQVLNQAVSGRPGGCYLDVPTDVLHQSISKSEAEKLLAEAEVSSKQEANETVDYAKIEKAVSLLRHAERPLIVFGKGAAFARAEDPLKRLVETTGIPFLPTPMGKGLLPDTHEQAATAARSLAIGRCDVALVVGARLNWLLHFGEPPRWSKDVKFILVDISEDEIELRKPEVGLVGDAKRVLEMINKEIKDDPFCLGKSHSWVEAISKKTKENVSRMEAQLAKDVVPFNFQTPLRIIRDAILALGSPAPILVSEGANTMDVGRSVLIQTEPRTRLDAGTWGTMGVGLGYCIAAAVASPDRLVVAVEGDSGFGFSAMEVETLVRYQLPVVVIVFNNGGVYGGDRRRAQEIVGPYKDDPAPTSFVPGAAYHTLIEAFGGKGYLVGTPDELKSALGESFSARKPAVINVTIDPYAGVESGGMQHKN; this comes from the exons ATGGCGCATACCGATCAACAAAACGCTAATTCCCTCAACTCTGAACCGACCCACATCGACGGCAGCTATCTCGTGTCCTTGTCCTTCGCACGCGCTGGCGTCGACCGCATGTTCGGCGTCGTTGGTATCCCCGTTACCTCCGTCGCCAACCATGCCTTGGCCCTTGGCATCCGATTCATCGGTTTCCACAACGAGCAGTCTGCCGGCTATGCCGCCTCCGCCTATGGGTACCTTACCGGCCGTCCGGGCGTTCTCCTCACCGTCTCCGGCCCCGGCTGCGTCCACGGCCTCGCCGGTCTCTCTAACGCCGGTGTGAACGCCTGGCCGATGGTCATGATCTCCGGGGCTTCCGATCAGAGGGACTTCGGCAGGGGCGATTTTCAGGAGCTCGATCAGATTGGTGCTGTTAAACCCTTTTCCAAATTCTCTGCAAAAGCCTCTGATATATCCCAAATCCCTAATTGCGTCTTCCAGGTTCTCAATCAAGCCGTTTCAGGTCGGCCCGGAGGGTGCTATTTGGATGTTCCGACTGATGTATTGCACCAGAGTATCTCTAAATCTGAAGCCGAAAAACTCTTGGCTGAAGCCGAGGTTTCCAGCAAACAGGAAGCGAATGAAACTGTTGATTATGCTAAGATTGAGAAGGCCGTTTCGCTGCTGAGGCATGCCGAGCGGCCATTGATTGTGTTCGGCAAAGGTGCGGCATTTGCGCGAGCCGAAGATCCATTGAAGAGGTTGGTGGAGACTACTGGTATACCCTTTTTGCCGACTCCAATGGGGAAGGGTTTGTTGCCCGATACCCACGAGCAGGCGGCGACGGCGGCACGATCGCTCGCAATTGGTCGATGCGATGTTGCGCTTGTTGTGGGTGCTAGGCTCAACTGGTTGTTGCACTTCGGTGAGCCGCCCAGATGGTCCAAGGACGTTAAGTTCATATTGGTTGACATTTCTGAAGATGAAATTGAGCTAAGGAAACCGGAAGTTGGCTTGGTTGGTGATGCAAAGCGGGTTTTGGAGATGATAAATAAGGAGATAAAGGACGATCCTTTTTGCTTGGGGAAGTCCCATTCCTGGGTTGAGGCAATTTCGAAGAAGACCAAGGAGAATGTGTCGAGGATGGAGGCTCAGTTGGCTAAGGATGTTGTGCCGTTTAATTTTCAAACACCATTGAGAATTATTAGAGATGCAATTCTTGCATTAGGCAGCCCGGCTCCAATTTTGGTATCTGAAGGGGCGAACACAATGGATGTTGGTCGGTCAGTGTTGATTCAGACAGAACCAAGGACAAGGTTGGATGCAGGGACTTGGGGAACAATGGGAGTTGGTCTGGGTTATTGTATTGCCGCCGCCGTGGCTTCACCCGATCGGCTTGTGGTTGCTGTGGAAGGGGATTCTGGGTTTGGGTTCAGCGCCATGGAAGTTGAG ACATTGGTTCGATATCAGTTGCCTGTAGTTGTGATAGTTTTTAACAATGGTGGGGTATATGGTGGCGACCGGAGAAGAGCTCAAGAAATTGTAGGGCCTTACAAAGATGATCCTGCACCCACTTCTTTTGTCCCTGGTGCAGCTTATCATACCCTAATTGAAGCTTTTGGGGGCAAAGGCTATCTTGTAGGGACGCCTGACGAACTCAAGTCTGCCCTTGGCGAATCCTTTTCTGCACGGAAGCCAGCTGTGATAAATGTTACAATTGACCCTTACGCTGGTGTAGAAAGTGGAGGAATGCAACATAAAAACTGA